One segment of Solanum stenotomum isolate F172 chromosome 1, ASM1918654v1, whole genome shotgun sequence DNA contains the following:
- the LOC125853862 gene encoding F-box protein At3g07870-like, with amino-acid sequence MLKALIKIFQGDCEGRKISPVTMMMDLPTVVMIEILSRLTIKSIFRCKMVCKLWYLLLTSDPLFINMYHLKRSSDFPSILLSINESVRLLVELKADDSHPIHRAIVLGPMFHLPSPKFSWGNMTLIGSCNGYLCLSSGRRYDIDHRIYISNPILGEYFEVKLPEWEKKIWRVSYAFCFSKASSQFKVMRSVVTKSVGSPEVSKLEVYTLGANEKWKNVGNAPEPLCGLFSKVNINGVIHWMGCKNNENIYSFNSFTEEVKSLSTPRGLQTPLLGLMLGELGNCLCLSDDSNNQYIDIWWMKEYGIAESWTKQRILKDNIQADIRGDKFTPILLWKDGEILMQRDLGTQLVSYNPKENKFTKVKVYGGTGATSYTPSFYSLKTVIGECFQVSYAFPKIELV; translated from the coding sequence ATGCTCAAAGCTCTAATTAAGATTTTCCAAGGAGATTGTGAAGGAAGAAAAATCTCCCCAGTCACCATGATGATGGACCTTCCAACGGTGGTTATGATCGAAATTCTTTCACGATTGACAATCAAGTCCATCTTCCGTTGTAAGATGGTTTGTAAACTTTGGTACCTTCTTTTAACTTCTGACCCTTTGTTTATTAATATGTATCACCTCAAAAGATCATCTGATTTTCCCAGCATTTTGCTTTCAATTAATGAATCTGTACGGTTACTAGTAGAACTGAAAGCAGATGATTCTCACCCCATACACAGAGCTATTGTGTTGGGCCCTATGTTTCACCTCCCTTCACCCAAATTTTCTTGGGGTAACATGACATTAATTGGTTCATGTAACGGATATTTATGCTTGTCGAGTGGTAGGAGATATGACATAGACCATAGAATTTACATTAGCAATCCTATTTTAGGTGAGTATTTCGAGGTTAAATTGCCTGAATGGGAGAAAAAAATTTGGCGTGTTTCTTATGCATTCTGCTTTAGTAAAGCCTCCAGTCAGTTTAAAGTAATGAGATCCGTAGTTACAAAGTCTGTTGGAAGTCCAGAAGTATCTAAATTGGAGGTTTATACTCTAGGAGCTAATGAGAAATGGAAAAATGTGGGCAATGCTCCAGAACCTCTATGTGGATTATTTAGCAAGGTTAACATCAATGGTGTTATTCATTGGATGGGTtgcaaaaataatgaaaacatttactcattTAACAGTTTTACTGAAGAGGTGAAGTCCTTGTCAACTCCGCGTGGTCTGCAAACTCCATTGTTGGGCTTGATGCTAGGGGAGTTGGGGAATTGTTTGTGTTTGTCTGATGATAGTAATAATCAGTATATTGATATATGGTGGATGAAAGAATATGGAATAGCtgaatcttggactaaacaACGCATTTTGAAGGATAATATTCAAGCAGATATCCGCGGTGATAAATTTACACCAATCTTACTTTGGAAAGATGGAGAAATCTTGATGCAAAGAGATCTTGGCACACAACTTGTTTCTTACAacccaaaagaaaataagtttacGAAGGTGAAAGTGTACGGTGGCACTGGAGCAACTAGCTACACTCCAAGTTTTTACTCACTCAAGACTGTCATTGG